Proteins from a genomic interval of Trifolium pratense cultivar HEN17-A07 linkage group LG6, ARS_RC_1.1, whole genome shotgun sequence:
- the LOC123892676 gene encoding subtilisin-like protease Glyma18g48580, with protein sequence MGGSLFSLHRIMVSLLFIFMFLLEAVHGTKKCYIVYLGAHSHGPHPTSVELDIATNSHYDLLSSTLGSREKAKEAIIYSYNKHINGFAALLEEEEAADISKKANVVSVFLSKSHKLHTTRSWEFLGLQRNGKNTAWQKGKFGENTIIANIDSGVWPESKSFGDKGFGPIPSKWRGTNACQIRQFRKLKKNPCNRKLIGARFFSNAYEAYYGKLRSWQLSARDFVGHGTHTLSTAGGNFVPGASIFGIGNGTIKGGSPRARVATYKVCWSLTDVADCFGADVLAAIDQAISDGVDILSLSVAGQYLVYPEDIFTDEVSIGAFHALSRNILVVASAGNDGPTEGSVVNIAPWVFTIAASTLDRDFSSTITIGNKKVTGASLFVTLPPNKSFSLILGTDGKLANATDRAARLCRPGTLDPSKVKGKIVGCDREGNIKSVAEGQEALSAGAKGMLLSNRPQQGKTTLAEPHVLSCVGNGQDENTPVIINTTEPAGSHAAYDITSMDSKLKSGTTIRFSGAKVLYGRKPAPVMASFSSRGPNKIQPSILKPDVTAPGVNILAAYSLFASASNLITDNRRGFPYNVQQGTSMSCPHVAGIAGLLKTKHPNWSPAAIKSAIMTTATTLDNTNRPIQDAFKKKLATPFAYGSGHVQPDLAIDPGLVYDLGIKDYLNFLCAYGYNQQLISALNFNGTFVCSGSHSIEDFNYPSITLPNLGLNVVNVTRTVTNVGSPGTYVAKAQLPGYKIVVVPNSLTFKKIGEKKTFQVIVQATNGTPRKKYQFGNLQWTDGKHIVRSPITVKRK encoded by the exons ATGGGTGGTTCCCTATTTTCTCTTCATCGCATTATGGTTTCGTTACTTTTCATTTTCATGTTCTTGCTAGAAGCCGTCCATGGCACAAAAAAG TGTTACATTGTATACTTGGGAGCACATTCTCATGGCCCTCACCCTACATCTGTTGAACTTGATATTGCTACCAATTCTCATTATGATTTACTAAGTTCAACTTTGGGAAG CCGGGAGAAAGCAAAAGAAGCAATCATTTACTCATATAACAAACATATCAATGGCTTTGCCGCCTtacttgaagaagaagaagcagcaGATATTTCAA AAAAAGCAAATGTAGTGTCAGTGTTCTTGAGCAAATCTCATAAACTGCACACAACAAGGTCATGGGAATTTCTTGGACTGCAAAGAAATGGTAAGAACACTGCATGGCAAAAGGGAAAGTTTGGTGAAAATACAATAATCGCAAACATCGACTCCG GTGTTTGGCCGGAATCCAAGAGCTTCGGTGATAAGGGATTTGGACCTATTCCATCTAAATGGCGTGGGACAAATGCGTGTCAAATTAGACAATTCcgcaaattgaagaaaaatccTTGCAACAG GAAGCTAATCGGAGCCAGATTCTTCAGCAATGCTTATGAAGCATATTATGGAAAGCTTCGCTCATGGCAACTTAGCGCACGTGACTTTGTAGGACACGGTACTCATACACTATCAACAGCaggtggaaacttcgtaccagGTGCAAGTATATTCGGTATTGGCAATGGTACCATAAAAGGTGGTTCACCTAGAGCTAGAGTTGCCACATACAAAGTGTGCTGGTCTCTAACAGATGTTGCTGACTGCTTTGGAGCCGACGTGTTAGCTGCTATTGACCAAGCCATTAGTGATGGTGTTGATATATTATCACTTTCAGTTGCTGGCCAATATCTTGTCTATCCTGAAGATATTTTCACAGATGAGGTTTCAATAGGTGCATTCCATGCACTTTCTAGAAACATATTAGTAGTTGCCTCTGCAGGGAACGATGGACCAACCGAAGGAAGCGTGGTGAATATAGCTCCATGGGTATTCACAATTGCTGCTAGTACATTAGACAGAGACTTCAGCAGTACAATAACTATTGGTAACAAAAAAGTCACG GGAGCTAGTCTTTTTGTAACCTTACCGCCTAATAAGTCGTTTTCTCTGATTCTTGGTACGGATGGTAAACTTGCCAATGCGACAGATCGTGCTGC GCGACTTTGTAGGCCCGGAACACTTGATCCTTCAAAAGTGAAGGGCAAAATAGTGGGATGTGATCGAGAAGGAAATATAAAATCAGTTGCTGAGGGTCAGGAAGCTTTATCAGCAGGTGCCAAGGGAATGCTTTTGAGCAATCGACCACAACAAGGGAAAACAACTCTTGCTGAGCCTCATGTTTTGTCTTGTGTGGGTAACGGGCAAGATGAAAACACTCCAGTTATTATCAATACAACAGAACCTGCAGGGTCACATGCTGCTTATGACATAACTTCCAT GGACTCTAAATTAAAGTCGGGTACCACAATAAGGTTTTCAGGAGCAAAAGTATTGTATGGAAGAAAGCCAGCTCCAGTAATGGCTTCATTCTCATCTAGAGGACCAAATAAGATTCAGCCGTCAATACTCAAG cCTGATGTAACTGCACCAGGTGTGAACATACTTGCTGCCTACTCATTGTTCGCAAGTGCTTCCAACTTAATAACAGACAATCGCCGAGGTTTTCCATACAATGTACAACAAGGAACTTCTATGTCTTGCCCTCATGTGGCCGGCATTGCAGGACTTCTCAAAACAAAGCATCCTAATTGGAGTCCAGCAGCTATTAAATCGGCTATCATGACCACAG CAACCACACTAGATAACACAAACAGACCAATTCAAGatgcatttaaaaaaaaactagcaaCTCCCTTTGCTTATGGTTCAGGGCATGTTCAACCTGACCTTGCAATAGATCCTGGACTTGTTTATGATCTAGGCATTAAGGATTACTTGAATTTCCTATGTGCTTATGGATACAACCAACAACTCATTTCAGCACTTAATTTCAATGGTACATTTGTTTGTTCCGGATCTCACAGCATAGAAGACTTTAACTACCCTTCAATCACGTTACCGAATCTTGGGTTAAATGTCGTTAATGTCACTCGGACGGTCACCAATGTTGGGTCACCCGGCACATATGTAGCAAAAGCCCAATTGCCTGGATATAAAATTGTCGTTGTACCAAACTCCTTGACTTTCAAGAAAATTGGTGAAAAGAAGACATTCCAAGTTATTGTGCAGGCAACAAATGGGACTCCACGGAAGAAATATCAATTTGGAAATTTGCAATGGACAGATGGAAAACACATTGTAAGGAGTCCTATCACCGTTAAGCGCAAATAA
- the LOC123892678 gene encoding MDIS1-interacting receptor like kinase 2-like gives MEPKFIKNLACGKILFIILWVLLTIFFPQIAGFSKKTSLTTTSHDQATLGDLEAKALLKWKDSFENQSQSLLSTWRTTTNPCKWEGIQCDKSKSIFSINLANYGLIGKLHTLSFSSFPNLISLNIYNNSFYGTIPPQIGNMSKINVLNLSCNPLEGSIPKEIWTLRSLKGLDFFYCQLSGELPNSIGNLSNLSYLDLTKNKFSSGYIPSEIGKLKHLEYLAMTFCNRIGPIPKEIGMLTKLRVMDLAGNTLSGTIPESIGNMTNLSKLLLSNNTLLSGTIPPSLWNMSSLSRLFLTSNNFSGSIPPSIQNLVNLDALSFSSNHFSGPIPSTIGNLTKLTKIFLFHNNFSGSIPTSIGNLINMFSLSLFENNLSGTIPAIIGNLTRLTSLLLSTNKFHGSIPLSMYNFTNWEVFEFEENDFVGHLSPHVCSGGSLKYFYASHNHFTGPVPTSLKNCSSIVRLRLEDNQIEGDVAQDFGVYPNLEYIDLSDNKFYGHISPNWGKCPNLHTFMISNNTITGGIPLTLLEANKLGRLYLSSNHLTGKLPKELGYLKSLLEVKINNNHLSGNIPSEIGLLQNLVDFDVGRNMLNGTIPKEVVKLPLLRNLNLSKNKIEGRIPSDFSMSQPLESLDLSGNLLSGTIPTVLGELKQLQQLNLSSNNLSGTIPSSFDDVMSSLTYINISNNQLEGRLPNNQAFLKAPIESLINNKGLCGNHTGLVLCITNHSKKSHKTLLLVLFVILGALVLVFCGVGISMYILYRRAKKEKTKDKDSNEAQEEEEVFSIWSHDGKMLFENIIEATNNFDNDYLIGVGGEGSVYKAKLSTDMVVAVKKLHSGIDGERPNFKSFENEIQALTEIRHCNIIKLYGYCQHSRFSFLVYKFLEGGTLTKILNNDSQAVAFDWEKRVNVVRGVANALSYMHHDCTPPIVHRDISSKNVLLDLSYEAQLSDFGTAKFLKTDSSSWTTFAGTFGYAAPEFAQTMEVTEKCDVYSFGVLCFEILLGNHPADFVSSLFSSSTATMTYNLLLIDVLDQRPPRPTNSIVGDIILITRLAFSCLSENPSSRPTMDYVSKELLKRKSQSPLVEQFPQIRLGQLQ, from the exons ATGGAACCTAAATTTATCAAGAATCTAGCATGTGGGAAGATTCTCTTCATAATCCTTTGGGTccttttaacaatattttttcctcaaattgCTGGTTTTTCCAAAAAAACTTCTTTGACCACTACTTCTCATGATCAAGCTACCCTTGGAGACCTTGAAGCAAAAGCTTTGTTGAAGTGGAAAGATAGCTTTGAAAACCAAAGTCAATCTCTCTTGTCAACTTGGAGGACAACCACAAATCCATGCAAATGGGAAGGAATTCAGTGTGACAAATCCAAATCTATATTTAGCATAAATCTTGCAAATTATGGATTAATAGGTAAACTTCATACTCTTAGTTTCTCCTCATTCCCAAACCTCATTAGTTTAAATATTTACAACAACTCATTTTATGGGACCATTCCTCCACAAATTGGTAACATGTCCAAAATAAATGTTTTGAACCTTTCTTGTAACCCACTTGAAGGTTCCATCCCCAAAGAAATTTGGACATTGAGGAGTTTAAAAggccttgattttttttattgtcagcTAAGTGGTGAACTTCCTAATTCCATAGGAAACTTGTCCAACCTCTCATATCTAGATTTAACTAAGAATAAATTTTCTAGTGGTTACATTCCTAGTGAAATTGGAAAATTGAAACACTTGGAGTATCTAGCTATGACATTTTGTAATCGTATTGGTCCCATTCCTAAAGAAATTGGAATGTTGACAAAACTTCGTGTTATGGATTTGGCAGGGAACACTCTATCTGGTACCATCCCAGAATCAATTGGTAACATGACTAATTTAAGTAAACTTTTACTTTCAAATAACACATTGTTGTCTGGAACAATCCCACCCTCCTTGTGGAACATGTCTTCTTTGTCTAGACTCTTCCTTACTAGCAATAATTTTTCTGGATCAATCCCTCCTTCTATACAAAACTTGGTTAATTTGGAtgcactttcattttcttccaACCACTTTTCTGGACCTATTCCTTCCACAATAGGAAACTTGACAAAGCTAACAAAAATATTCTTGTTCCATAATAATTTTTCTGGATCAATTCCTACTTCTATTGGAAATCTAATCAATATGTTTAGCCTTAGTTTGTTTGAAAACAATCTTTCTGGAACTATTCCTGCTATAATTGGAAATTTGACAAGGCTAACATCCTTATTATTATCCACCAATAAATTTCATGGTAGCATTCCACTTAGCATGTATAACTTTACCAACTGGGAAGTTTTTGAATTTGAGGAGAATGATTTTGTTGGCCATTTATCACCTCATGTATGTTCTGGTGGATCTCTAAAATACTTCTATGCTTCTCATAACCATTTCACCGGTCCAGTACCAACAAGTTTGAAAAACTGCTCTAGTATTGTAAGACTTAGGCTTGAGGATAATCAAATAGAAGGAGATGTAGCACAAGATTTTGGTGTATATCCGAATTTGGAGTACATTGATCTAAGTGATAATAAATTTTATGGTCACATTTCACCAAACTGGGGGAAGTGCCCTAATCTTCATACCTTCATGATATCCAACAATACTATCACTGGTGGCATACCATTAACACTTTTGGAGGCAAACAAGCTAGGCAGGCTCTACCTTTCTTCAAACCATTTAACAGGAAAACTTCCAAAGGAACTTGGATACCTGAAATCATTACTTGAAGTTAAGATCAACAACAATCATCTTTCAGGAAATATTCCAAGTGAAATTGGATTGCTACAGAATCTTGTAGATTTCGATGTAGGAAGAAACATGTTGAATGGGACAATACCAAAAGAGGTTGTGAAGTTACCCTTGTTACGAAATTTGAACTtgagcaaaaacaaaattgaagggaGAATTCCATCAGACTTTTCAATGTCACAACCTCTTGAATCTCTTGATCTTAGCGGGAATTTGTTGAGTGGAACAATACCAACAGTGCTAGGAGAGTTGAAGCAATTGCAACAACTGAATCTGTCATCCAATAATCTTTCTGGCACTATTCCATCCAGTTTTGATGATGTCATGTCAAGCTTGACCTATATCAACATATCAAACAACCAGTTAGAAGGGAGGTTACCAAATAATCAAGCCTTTCTCAAGGCTCCAATTGAATCATTAATAAATAACAAAGGCTTATGTGGTAATCACACTGGCTTAGTGCTTTGCATAACCAACCACAGCAAAAAGAGCCACAAGACTCTCTTACTAGTATTGTTTGTTATCTTAGGTGCTCTAGTACTAGTATTTTGTGGAGTGGGAATTTCAATGTATATTCTTTATAGGAGagcaaaaaaggaaaaaaccaAAGATAAAGATTCCAACGAAgcacaagaagaagaagaagtattTTCCATATGGAGTCATGATGGAAAAATGTTATTTGAAAATATCATTGAAGCTACCAATAACTTTGATAATGATTATCTCATTGGAGTTGGCGGTGAAGGATCTGTTTATAAGGCTAAGTTGTCTACAGATATGGTTGTTGCAGTCAAGAAACTTCATTCGGGAATAGATGGGGAGAGGCCCAATTTCAAAtcatttgaaaatgaaattcaaGCTTTGACAGAAATCAGGCATTGTAACATCATAAAGCTCTATGGATATTGCCAACATTCAAGATTCTCATTTTTGGTTTATAAGTTCTTGGAAGGGGGAACTTTGACAAAAATTCTAAACAATGACTCGCAAGCCGTTGCATTTGATTGGGAAAAGAGGGTGAATGTTGTTAGAGGTGTGGCTAATGCTTTGTCCTATATGCATCATGATTGCACACCTCCAATAGTTCATCGTGACATATCAAGCAAGAATGTTCTTTTGGATTTATCTTATGAAGCTCAACTTTCGGATTTTGGAACAGCTAAGTTTCTAAAGACTGATTCAAGTAGTTGGACCACATTTGCAGGCACCTTTGGGTATGCAGCTCCAG AGTTTGCCCAGACCATGGAAGTGACTGAGAAGTGTGATGTTTATAGTTTTGGAGTTCTTTGTTTTGAAATCCTTCTGGGAAACCATCCAGCAGATTTCGTTTCTTCATTGTTCTCGTCGTCTACAGCAACAATGACTTATAATTTGTTGTTGATTGATGTATTAGACCAACGCCCTCCTCGACCTACCAATTCAATTGTCGGAGATATCATCTTGATTACAAGATTGGCATTTTCCTGCTTGAGTGAAAATCCATCTTCTCGTCCAACCATGGATTATGTTTCAAAAGAACTTTTGAAGAGAAAATCACAATCACCTTTAGTGGAACAGTTCCCTCAAATCAGACTTGGACAACTCCaataa